A genomic window from Halofilum ochraceum includes:
- the thrC gene encoding threonine synthase → MKYHSTRGDGTSHGFAATLLAGLAPDGGLFVPERIEPLAASTRSDFVGADYATVARDIIARFAAPDIEPAAVAASVDRALSAFTHPAIAPHKQLDQDRWLLELFHGPTLAFKDYALQFVGELIEQQLKREGRHATVICATSGDTGAAAAAAFAGRENISVVVLHPAGRVSEVQRRQMTTLPHANVANFAIDGDFDDCQAMVKALFVDPEAAALNLTAVNSINWARITCQVAYYIWSSLRLGGGGPVNYIVPTGNFGNILAADVARRLGFPVGRLVLSSNDNDVLPRFFETGRMERRETRQTISPSMDIQVSSNFERALWFAAEGDTTAVTEWQRALTEDRAFDVDTETLGRLRERFSAVRCTEAEALEEMARTWRETGEMLCPHTATAAHAARTLDLEGPVVVAATAHPAKFPDASRKATGHEPPRPELLEAVMEAPERYRHHAADAGALRDLLLEETQA, encoded by the coding sequence ATGAAATATCACAGCACGCGCGGTGACGGCACGAGTCATGGCTTCGCCGCCACCCTGCTCGCCGGCCTTGCCCCCGACGGCGGTCTGTTCGTGCCCGAGCGGATCGAGCCGCTCGCGGCGTCCACGCGGTCGGACTTCGTCGGTGCCGATTACGCCACCGTCGCGCGTGACATCATCGCCCGATTTGCCGCGCCGGACATTGAACCCGCCGCGGTCGCCGCGAGCGTCGACCGGGCACTCAGTGCATTCACCCATCCCGCAATCGCGCCACACAAACAGCTGGATCAGGACCGTTGGCTCCTGGAGCTGTTCCACGGGCCGACGCTGGCCTTCAAGGACTACGCCCTGCAGTTCGTCGGCGAGCTGATCGAGCAGCAGTTGAAGCGCGAGGGCCGGCACGCGACCGTCATCTGCGCCACCTCAGGCGACACGGGCGCCGCCGCCGCGGCCGCCTTCGCCGGGCGCGAGAACATCTCGGTCGTCGTACTGCACCCGGCAGGCCGGGTATCCGAGGTGCAGCGCCGCCAGATGACCACCCTGCCCCACGCCAACGTCGCCAACTTCGCGATCGACGGCGATTTCGACGACTGTCAGGCCATGGTCAAGGCGCTGTTCGTCGACCCGGAGGCGGCAGCGCTGAACCTGACGGCGGTCAACTCGATCAACTGGGCACGCATCACCTGCCAGGTGGCGTATTACATCTGGTCGTCCCTGCGCCTGGGCGGCGGCGGGCCGGTCAATTACATCGTCCCGACCGGCAACTTCGGCAACATCCTGGCCGCCGATGTCGCCCGCCGGCTCGGTTTCCCGGTCGGCCGCCTGGTCCTGTCCTCGAACGACAACGATGTTCTGCCGCGCTTTTTCGAGACCGGCCGCATGGAGCGGCGCGAGACCCGGCAGACGATCTCGCCGAGCATGGACATCCAGGTCTCCAGCAACTTCGAGCGCGCCCTCTGGTTCGCCGCGGAAGGCGACACGACGGCCGTCACCGAATGGCAGCGCGCGCTCACCGAGGACCGCGCGTTCGACGTCGACACCGAAACGCTTGGCCGCCTGCGCGAGCGCTTCTCCGCGGTGCGTTGCACCGAGGCCGAGGCGCTGGAAGAAATGGCCCGTACCTGGCGGGAAACCGGCGAGATGCTCTGCCCGCACACCGCCACGGCCGCACACGCAGCGCGCACGCTCGACCTCGAAGGCCCGGTCGTGGTCGCCGCGACCGCGCATCCGGCCAAGTTCCCGGACGCCTCTCGAAAGGCGACCGGACACGAGCCGCCGCGACCGGAACTGCTGGAAGCGGTCATGGAGGCCCCGGAACGCTACCGCCACCATGCGGCGGACGCGGGCGCATTGCGGGATCTGCTGTTGGAAGAAACCCAAGCCTGA
- a CDS encoding LysR family transcriptional regulator: protein MNEQELPWDDLRTILAIARAGSLSGAARRLAVSHATVFRRLGAIEKRLGVRLFERGSGGYAPTPAGEEVAAAAARIESEVVGVERRVVGRDLRPAGTVRVTTTDTLLIGLLSPVFAAFREAYPDIALEVSVSNALVNLSRREADVAIRPTREPPEHLIGRRLRTIEQAVYGPAGVFRQGDPVPAAAETAWVGPDEAMIYRQLDAWMAGHGADDHCRYRADTLFGMYAAVREGAGAAVLPRYLCDGDPRLVRLGGTIPEMASELWLLSHPDLRGVGRIRALTGYVADALAAGS, encoded by the coding sequence ATGAACGAACAGGAACTCCCATGGGATGATCTGCGGACGATCCTGGCGATCGCGCGCGCGGGATCGCTGTCCGGGGCGGCGCGCAGACTGGCGGTCAGTCATGCCACGGTCTTCCGGCGTCTCGGTGCGATCGAGAAACGGCTGGGCGTCAGGCTGTTCGAGCGCGGGTCTGGCGGGTATGCCCCCACGCCCGCCGGCGAGGAGGTCGCCGCGGCGGCGGCGCGCATCGAGAGCGAGGTGGTCGGTGTCGAACGGCGCGTGGTCGGGCGCGACCTCAGACCGGCCGGCACGGTCCGGGTGACGACCACGGACACCTTGCTGATCGGCCTGCTGTCACCGGTATTCGCCGCTTTCCGCGAGGCCTATCCGGATATCGCGCTCGAGGTATCGGTCTCGAATGCGCTGGTGAACCTGTCCCGGCGCGAAGCGGACGTCGCGATTCGACCGACCCGGGAGCCGCCCGAGCATCTGATCGGGCGCCGCCTGCGGACCATCGAACAGGCCGTGTACGGCCCGGCGGGCGTCTTCCGTCAGGGGGATCCGGTGCCGGCCGCGGCGGAGACCGCATGGGTCGGCCCGGACGAGGCCATGATCTACCGCCAGCTCGACGCCTGGATGGCCGGCCACGGCGCGGATGACCACTGCCGCTATCGGGCGGATACGCTGTTCGGGATGTATGCGGCGGTCCGCGAGGGTGCCGGCGCCGCGGTGCTGCCCCGCTATCTGTGCGATGGCGACCCGCGCCTCGTCCGGCTGGGGGGAACGATCCCGGAGATGGCAAGCGAATTATGGCTGTTAAGCCATCCGGACCTGCGCGGTGTCGGCCGGATCCGCGCATTGACCGGATACGTGGCCGATGCCCTTGCCGCAGGGTCATAG
- the gspE gene encoding type II secretion system ATPase GspE: MNETATATEAATRPLRVSYSFARRNGVLLEERADGQATAVLRPDASPDAVLELRRAIGTPVALENVSAEDFARRLTQRYEHGAGGALDAVDDLGDEADLASAAEALPEPEDLMESQDDAPIIRLINAILTEAVRHNASDVHIEPFEQRLSVRMRVDGVMQETLEPPRSIAPLIISRIKVMARLDISEKRLPQDGRISLKIAGRPVDVRVSTLPSGHGERVVMRLLDKQAGRLDVEHLGMSSRDTRLLNDLIHRPHGILLVTGPTGSGKTTTLYASITRLNDASRTILTVEDPIEYYLDGIGQTQVNTKVDLTFARGLRAILRQDPDVVMVGEIRDLETAQIAVQASLTGHVVLSTLHTNTAIGAITRLRDMGVEPFLLSSSVVGILAQRLVRLLCPHCRVEHVMTRGECHLFDLDPDDPPNVWGPSETGCDHCNRTGYAGRSGIYELVAVDDPMRSLIHDGAGEFELEHHARRHSPGMRADGLRRIRAGQTSVEEVLRVTPSGDRGEEPEILE; this comes from the coding sequence ATGAACGAAACGGCGACGGCGACTGAGGCGGCCACGCGGCCCCTGCGGGTCAGCTACTCGTTTGCCCGGCGCAACGGCGTGCTGCTGGAGGAGCGGGCCGATGGCCAGGCGACCGCCGTGCTGCGCCCGGACGCCTCACCGGATGCCGTGCTCGAACTGCGGCGGGCCATCGGCACGCCGGTCGCGCTCGAGAACGTCTCGGCCGAGGACTTCGCACGCCGGCTGACGCAACGCTACGAGCACGGCGCCGGCGGCGCGCTGGATGCGGTCGACGACCTCGGCGACGAGGCCGATCTGGCGAGCGCGGCCGAGGCACTCCCCGAACCGGAAGATCTGATGGAGTCGCAGGATGATGCCCCCATCATCCGCCTGATCAACGCGATCCTCACCGAGGCCGTCCGCCACAACGCCTCCGACGTGCATATCGAGCCATTCGAGCAGCGGCTCTCGGTCCGCATGCGGGTCGACGGCGTGATGCAGGAAACCCTGGAGCCACCGCGCTCGATCGCGCCCCTGATCATCTCGCGCATCAAGGTCATGGCGCGGCTCGACATCTCGGAGAAACGCCTCCCGCAGGACGGCCGCATCTCGCTCAAGATCGCCGGCCGCCCGGTGGACGTGCGCGTGTCCACCCTGCCCTCGGGCCACGGCGAGCGTGTCGTGATGCGATTGCTGGACAAACAGGCCGGGCGCCTGGATGTCGAACACCTCGGCATGTCCTCACGCGATACGCGCCTGCTGAATGACCTGATCCACCGCCCGCACGGCATTCTGCTCGTCACCGGCCCCACCGGCTCGGGCAAGACCACCACGCTGTACGCGTCCATCACCCGGCTCAATGACGCCAGCCGGACGATCCTCACGGTCGAGGACCCGATCGAGTATTACCTCGACGGCATCGGCCAGACCCAGGTGAACACGAAAGTCGACCTGACCTTCGCCCGGGGGCTGCGCGCCATCCTGCGCCAGGACCCGGATGTAGTCATGGTCGGCGAGATCCGCGACCTGGAAACGGCGCAGATCGCCGTGCAGGCGAGCCTGACGGGCCATGTGGTGCTGTCGACGCTGCACACGAACACCGCGATCGGCGCCATCACCCGCCTGCGCGACATGGGTGTGGAGCCGTTCCTGTTGTCGTCGTCGGTCGTCGGCATCCTCGCCCAGCGGCTGGTACGGCTGCTCTGCCCGCACTGCCGCGTCGAACACGTCATGACGCGCGGCGAATGCCACCTGTTCGACCTCGACCCGGACGATCCGCCGAACGTCTGGGGACCTTCAGAGACGGGCTGCGATCACTGCAATCGCACCGGTTACGCCGGCCGCAGCGGGATTTACGAACTCGTGGCCGTCGACGACCCGATGCGCAGCCTGATCCATGACGGTGCCGGCGAGTTCGAGCTCGAGCACCATGCGCGCCGCCATTCGCCGGGCATGCGTGCGGATGGCCTGCGGCGGATCCGCGCCGGTCAGACCTCGGTCGAGGAGGTCCTGCGGGTCACGCCATCCGGCGACCGCGGCGAAGAACCGGAAATCCTGGAGTAA
- the gspD gene encoding type II secretion system secretin GspD: MPLTRRPRTGPPGALILGLLLAIVVSASAWAEPFTLNLQNAELRSLIQTVSKRTGRNFIVDPRVNAKITVVSSTPVNDRELYDVFLSVLSVHGYAAVPQGDVTKIVPAVAAKQDAIPSGESQSGSQLVTRVVTIQHVNSAQLVPILRPLLPQEGHLAAYQPTNRLIVTDSASNIQRIMRIIDRVDRPVESDVDVVRLEHASASEVVRILGQLASQGQQGQDQTGGQARLAADTRTNSVLISGSREERLRMRGLIANLDTPLEREGNTRVVYLKYANAADMTEILQGVSDAEVSNGEQTGQGGGNGNDEEVVIQADENTNALILTGPPGRLDGLESIIRQLDIRRAQVLVEAIIAEISQDKARELGVQFVAADTSGDGDTPAALTSFGSGGSNILEIATESALPDSGLTLGGLSEGSGGTDFGVLIRALASDANNNILSTPSLVTLDNEEAEIVVGQNVPFVTGSFSSQQTGGSATNPFQTIERRDVGITLKVKPQINEGNTVKMNIEQEVSSLSSSAQTTSDVVTNKRSLKTTVLVQDDQTLVLGGLIDDTVRTTDERVPLLGDIPVLGRLFRYQRTNKIKQNLMVFLHPRILREKQLADYYTGEKYNYMRAEQVDRQRKKQTLMIDELPELPELELRHRNPTLGGGGNDERNGDGD; the protein is encoded by the coding sequence ATGCCCCTGACCCGCCGCCCGCGCACGGGCCCACCTGGCGCTCTCATCCTCGGTCTGCTGCTTGCCATCGTGGTGTCCGCGAGTGCCTGGGCCGAACCATTCACCCTGAATCTGCAGAACGCCGAGCTGCGCTCACTGATTCAGACGGTATCGAAACGCACCGGGCGCAATTTCATCGTCGACCCGCGCGTGAACGCCAAGATCACGGTCGTTTCATCCACGCCCGTGAACGACCGCGAACTGTACGACGTGTTCCTGTCCGTGCTCTCGGTACACGGTTACGCGGCCGTCCCGCAGGGCGATGTCACGAAGATCGTACCGGCAGTGGCGGCGAAACAGGACGCAATCCCATCCGGTGAATCGCAGAGCGGCAGCCAGCTCGTGACCCGGGTCGTAACGATCCAGCACGTCAACTCCGCGCAGCTGGTGCCGATTCTGCGCCCGCTGCTCCCCCAGGAAGGGCACCTCGCGGCGTACCAGCCGACCAACCGACTGATCGTCACCGACAGCGCATCGAATATCCAGCGGATCATGCGGATCATCGACCGGGTCGACCGGCCGGTGGAAAGCGACGTCGACGTCGTCCGCCTGGAGCACGCATCGGCCTCGGAGGTCGTGCGCATACTCGGCCAGCTGGCCAGCCAGGGGCAGCAGGGACAGGACCAGACCGGCGGGCAGGCACGGCTGGCCGCGGACACGCGCACGAACAGCGTGCTCATCAGCGGCAGCCGCGAAGAGCGGCTGCGCATGCGCGGCCTGATCGCGAATCTGGATACGCCGCTGGAACGCGAGGGCAATACCCGCGTGGTGTACCTGAAGTACGCCAATGCCGCCGACATGACGGAGATCCTCCAGGGGGTCAGCGACGCGGAGGTCTCGAATGGCGAACAAACGGGCCAGGGGGGCGGCAACGGCAACGACGAGGAGGTCGTGATCCAGGCCGACGAGAATACGAACGCGTTGATCCTGACCGGCCCGCCGGGGCGGCTCGATGGCCTGGAGAGCATCATCCGGCAGCTCGATATCCGGCGTGCCCAGGTCCTGGTCGAGGCCATCATCGCGGAGATTTCCCAGGACAAGGCCCGGGAGCTCGGCGTCCAGTTCGTCGCGGCCGACACCAGCGGCGACGGTGACACCCCGGCCGCACTGACGAGTTTCGGGTCAGGCGGGAGCAACATCCTCGAGATTGCGACCGAAAGCGCGCTGCCCGACAGCGGTCTGACGCTCGGCGGCCTGAGCGAGGGCTCGGGGGGCACGGATTTCGGCGTCCTGATACGGGCGCTGGCCTCGGATGCCAACAACAACATCCTCTCGACGCCGAGTCTCGTGACGCTGGACAACGAGGAGGCCGAGATCGTCGTCGGACAGAACGTGCCGTTCGTGACCGGGTCCTTTTCGAGTCAGCAGACCGGCGGCAGTGCGACCAACCCCTTCCAGACGATCGAGCGCCGCGACGTCGGTATCACGCTCAAGGTCAAGCCGCAGATCAACGAGGGCAATACCGTCAAGATGAACATCGAGCAGGAGGTCTCCAGCCTCTCCTCGTCCGCCCAGACCACCTCCGACGTCGTTACGAACAAGCGCTCGCTGAAAACGACGGTGCTGGTGCAGGACGACCAGACGCTGGTCCTCGGCGGCCTGATCGACGACACCGTGCGCACGACCGACGAACGGGTGCCGCTGCTCGGCGACATCCCGGTATTGGGGCGGCTGTTCCGGTATCAGCGCACGAACAAGATCAAGCAGAACCTGATGGTATTCCTCCACCCGCGCATCCTGCGCGAAAAGCAGCTCGCGGATTACTACACGGGCGAGAAGTACAACTACATGCGGGCGGAACAGGTCGACCGGCAGCGCAAGAAACAGACGCTCATGATCGACGAGCTGCCGGAGCTGCCGGAGCTGGAACTGCGCCATCGCAATCCGACCCTCGGCGGCGGAGGCAACGATGAACGAAACGGCGACGGCGACTGA
- a CDS encoding NAD(P)H-dependent oxidoreductase, giving the protein MHVLIVHSHPERRSFNGALTEVAVETLTGAGHDVEVADLYAEGFDPTEGPAHYTDRADPAVFAALTEQRHAWESGTLPPGIRAEIERLERADLVIFQYPLWWHAQPALLKGWIDRVFVYGGLYTGGMRYDHGYFRGRRAICSVTTGAPGAAFSRYGRNGHMEHLMLGMHYSLYYVGYDVLAPFVAYGIQGGGLVYQEEQRFRKQLDAYLQNWAQRLEHIETDEPIPFTGWADWDEDGVIRHDRPERWNLQ; this is encoded by the coding sequence ATGCATGTACTCATCGTTCACAGCCATCCGGAGCGCCGCTCCTTCAATGGCGCGCTCACGGAGGTCGCCGTCGAGACCCTGACGGGCGCCGGTCACGACGTGGAAGTCGCCGACCTCTACGCGGAGGGATTCGATCCGACCGAGGGACCGGCCCATTACACGGATCGCGCCGACCCGGCGGTCTTCGCCGCGCTCACGGAGCAGCGCCACGCCTGGGAATCCGGCACGCTCCCGCCCGGAATCCGGGCCGAGATCGAACGCCTCGAACGGGCCGATCTGGTGATCTTCCAGTATCCGCTCTGGTGGCACGCGCAACCCGCCCTGTTGAAGGGGTGGATCGACCGGGTGTTCGTCTATGGCGGCCTCTATACCGGCGGCATGCGCTACGACCACGGGTACTTCCGGGGGCGCCGCGCCATCTGCTCCGTCACGACCGGTGCCCCGGGCGCGGCCTTCTCCCGCTATGGGCGCAACGGCCATATGGAGCATCTGATGCTGGGCATGCACTACTCGCTCTATTACGTCGGCTACGACGTGCTGGCGCCGTTCGTGGCCTACGGCATCCAGGGCGGCGGACTCGTCTACCAGGAGGAACAGCGTTTCCGGAAACAACTGGATGCGTACCTCCAGAACTGGGCGCAACGACTGGAACACATCGAAACCGATGAGCCGATCCCGTTCACAGGCTGGGCCGACTGGGATGAAGACGGCGTGATACGTCACGACCGACCCGAGCGGTGGAATCTTCAGTAA
- the gspC gene encoding type II secretion system protein GspC, which translates to MRAPNMHHWTERVRAALAHPRLPDAVGLVLVVALGWQLAGLTWAALPAPASARIPAASAAETPRDGSSTGEAPTARLARLHLFGEPPADDDGQRSPETETDAPETQLNLTLLGVYAPGQSGGLAIIATGGGPEKVYAVGDTIAGSARITGIFEDRVVLRRDGRAETLRMELAKVPSGQSDRQVQTGGDDQGQGIIERARALRERIRQNPLELARMVRFQPYVEDGELVGFRIQPRSDEAQLLEEAGIRPSDVVTRVNGIPLNDRAQGNRALRELRDASMINVTILRDGRSEQLSIPLGNPG; encoded by the coding sequence GTGCGCGCACCGAATATGCATCACTGGACCGAGCGCGTGCGCGCGGCCCTGGCCCACCCGCGCCTGCCGGATGCGGTCGGCCTGGTACTGGTCGTGGCGCTGGGTTGGCAGCTGGCTGGTCTGACCTGGGCGGCGCTGCCGGCGCCGGCAAGCGCCCGGATTCCCGCCGCGAGCGCTGCCGAAACGCCCCGCGATGGCAGCAGCACGGGCGAAGCACCGACGGCACGCCTCGCGCGCCTGCATCTGTTCGGCGAACCGCCTGCCGACGATGACGGGCAACGTTCGCCGGAGACCGAGACCGACGCCCCCGAAACCCAGCTGAATCTGACCCTGCTGGGCGTGTATGCGCCCGGCCAGAGCGGTGGTCTGGCCATCATCGCCACCGGCGGCGGCCCGGAGAAAGTCTACGCCGTCGGTGACACGATTGCCGGCAGCGCACGGATCACCGGCATCTTCGAGGATCGTGTCGTGCTGCGGCGCGACGGGCGGGCCGAGACGCTGCGCATGGAACTCGCCAAAGTCCCCTCCGGCCAGTCCGACCGGCAGGTACAGACCGGCGGCGACGACCAGGGCCAGGGCATTATCGAGCGCGCCCGGGCGCTGCGCGAGCGCATTCGGCAGAATCCGCTGGAACTGGCGCGCATGGTCCGTTTCCAGCCCTACGTCGAGGACGGCGAACTGGTGGGTTTTCGTATCCAACCGCGCTCCGATGAGGCGCAGCTGCTGGAGGAAGCGGGGATCCGCCCGAGTGATGTCGTCACCCGCGTCAACGGTATCCCCCTCAACGACCGGGCGCAGGGCAACCGGGCCCTGCGGGAGTTGCGGGACGCGAGCATGATCAACGTGACCATTCTCCGCGATGGTCGCAGCGAACAGCTCTCGATACCGCTCGGTAACCCCGGCTGA
- the gspF gene encoding type II secretion system inner membrane protein GspF, with protein MSAFEYTALDPDGRELRGILEGDTARQVRQQLRDQGLSPLSVAESAEREQRGGGTAIGPRRGISGADLALFSRQLATLVQSGMPVEEALRAIARYSEKARLQKLVLAVRARVVEGYSLAAGFAEFPRTFPDIYVATVRAGEQSGHLGGVLERLADYTEERQDTRGSVTAALAYPVILTVAALAIVIALLTYVVPQVVGVFDTLDAELPLLTQGLLALSGFLRDWGPLTLLILIGAVIGFRLALRSPGFRYRFHALLLRVPVIGRLLRDADTGRFARTLSILASSGVPVLEALSIASTVIGIRPLRHAVERAAVQVREGAALSRSLETSGRFPPMFLHLIAIGEESGQLDSMLHRAADYQERTTKTTISLLVNIFEPALILVMGVVVLLIVLAILLPIFELNQLVG; from the coding sequence CTGAGCGCCTTCGAATACACGGCACTCGACCCCGACGGCCGCGAGTTGCGCGGCATCCTGGAGGGCGATACCGCGCGCCAGGTGCGCCAGCAGCTGCGCGACCAGGGGCTGTCACCGCTGTCGGTCGCGGAGTCCGCGGAGCGCGAGCAGCGCGGCGGCGGCACGGCGATCGGCCCACGGCGCGGCATCAGCGGCGCCGATCTGGCGCTCTTCAGCCGCCAGCTTGCCACCCTCGTGCAGTCGGGCATGCCGGTCGAGGAGGCGCTGCGCGCGATCGCACGCTACTCGGAGAAGGCGCGCCTGCAGAAACTGGTCCTCGCGGTCCGTGCGCGGGTCGTCGAAGGCTATAGTCTCGCGGCCGGATTCGCGGAATTCCCGCGCACGTTCCCGGATATCTACGTTGCCACCGTGCGGGCGGGAGAGCAGTCCGGCCATCTCGGCGGCGTGCTCGAGCGGCTGGCCGACTACACCGAGGAGCGCCAGGACACCCGGGGTTCGGTGACCGCGGCACTGGCCTACCCCGTCATCCTGACGGTCGCCGCGCTGGCCATCGTCATCGCGCTGCTGACGTATGTCGTGCCCCAGGTCGTAGGCGTATTCGACACCCTGGACGCGGAACTGCCGCTGCTCACGCAGGGCCTGCTCGCCCTGAGCGGTTTCCTGCGTGACTGGGGTCCGCTCACGCTGCTGATCCTGATCGGCGCCGTGATCGGCTTCCGCCTGGCGCTGCGCAGCCCTGGGTTCCGGTACCGATTTCACGCCCTGCTGCTGCGCGTACCGGTCATCGGCCGCTTGTTGCGCGACGCCGATACGGGCCGCTTCGCCCGAACGCTCTCGATCCTCGCGAGCAGCGGCGTGCCGGTGCTCGAGGCCCTGTCGATCGCGTCGACGGTCATCGGCATCCGCCCGCTGCGCCATGCCGTCGAGCGCGCGGCCGTGCAGGTACGCGAAGGCGCCGCCCTGAGCCGCTCGCTGGAGACCAGCGGCCGCTTCCCGCCGATGTTCCTGCATCTGATTGCCATCGGCGAAGAATCCGGCCAGCTCGACTCGATGCTCCACCGCGCCGCCGACTACCAGGAACGCACGACGAAGACGACGATCTCGCTGCTGGTCAACATCTTCGAGCCGGCATTGATCCTCGTCATGGGCGTGGTCGTCCTGCTGATCGTCCTCGCGATCCTTCTCCCAATCTTCGAACTCAACCAGCTGGTGGGATGA
- a CDS encoding aldo/keto reductase produces the protein MTAIPVRTLGPHSLRVSALGLGCMGMSFAYGPADEERSIATLHHALDRGINLLDTADVYGPETNERLLAGVLRERREEVVLATKCGIAYADPDRAVDGRPAYIHRACDASLSRLATDRIDLFYLHRVDPEVPIEETVGAMTELIAAGKVRHIGLSEAAAATIRRAHAVHPLTAVQMEYSLWTRGIETDILPLARELGIGIVPYSPLGRGFLSGQITSPDDLGENDWRRDNPRFQGENFERNLELVNQVTALAHERNATPAQIALAWVLQQGNDIVPIPGTTRAERLDENIAALDVELGSEDLQRLDAIFGPEAVAGERYTEAMMRLVRN, from the coding sequence ATGACTGCCATCCCCGTTCGCACACTCGGCCCGCACAGTCTGCGTGTGTCCGCGCTCGGGCTGGGCTGCATGGGCATGTCGTTCGCGTACGGGCCGGCCGATGAAGAGCGGTCCATCGCTACGCTGCACCACGCACTGGATCGCGGCATCAACCTGCTGGACACGGCGGACGTCTACGGCCCGGAGACCAACGAACGCCTGCTTGCGGGGGTGCTGCGCGAGCGCCGGGAGGAAGTGGTACTGGCGACGAAATGCGGGATTGCATACGCCGATCCCGATCGGGCAGTCGACGGGCGTCCGGCGTACATCCATCGGGCCTGCGACGCCTCGCTCTCACGCCTGGCGACCGACCGCATCGACCTGTTCTACCTGCACCGGGTGGATCCGGAAGTACCGATCGAGGAGACCGTCGGCGCCATGACCGAACTGATCGCCGCCGGCAAGGTCCGCCACATCGGCCTGTCCGAGGCGGCCGCGGCGACGATCCGTCGCGCCCACGCCGTGCACCCGCTGACCGCGGTCCAGATGGAGTATTCGCTCTGGACGCGTGGTATCGAGACCGACATCCTGCCGCTCGCGCGCGAGCTCGGTATCGGCATCGTGCCCTACAGCCCACTCGGGCGAGGTTTCCTGTCGGGACAGATCACGTCGCCGGACGACCTTGGCGAGAACGACTGGCGCCGCGACAACCCACGCTTCCAGGGCGAGAATTTCGAGCGCAACCTGGAGTTGGTCAACCAGGTCACCGCACTCGCGCATGAGCGCAACGCTACGCCGGCGCAGATCGCCCTCGCCTGGGTGCTTCAACAGGGCAACGACATCGTTCCCATCCCGGGCACAACGCGCGCCGAACGTCTCGACGAGAACATCGCCGCGCTCGACGTCGAGCTGGGCAGTGAAGATCTCCAGCGCCTTGATGCGATCTTCGGCCCGGAGGCGGTCGCGGGCGAGCGCTACACCGAGGCGATGATGCGGCTGGTGCGGAACTGA